The following coding sequences are from one Salvia hispanica cultivar TCC Black 2014 chromosome 3, UniMelb_Shisp_WGS_1.0, whole genome shotgun sequence window:
- the LOC125216806 gene encoding protein LURP-one-related 4-like — translation MAKIHPNPSANTCSSSSSSSSEKETFTVWMKSLVCHGNGCTVFNSNGQVAFRVDNYQQRCSTKAFLMDSTGNILFSLNRKKLGFGCWEAYKWSDSNVRAEKACFRVRRDLRKGVCCVVSDDGYCSYKIEGFEGKSSLKIRDFEGRVMAEATQKQSSQGVNLGDDVLRLTVEAHADQSLVMALVTLYGLINNKL, via the exons ATGGCAAAAATCCATCCGAATCCATCGGCAAACACTTGTTCAtcatcttcctcttcttcatcGGAAAAGGAAACGTTCACGGTGTGGATGAAATCCCTCGTCTGCCACGGAAATGGCTGCACGGTCTTCAACTCCAACGGCCAAGTCGCTTTCCGTGTCGATAATTATCAGCAGCGGTGCAGCACAAAGGCCTTTCTCATGGACTCCACCGGCAACATCCTCTTTTCCTTGAACAGAAAG aaattagggtttggatGTTGGGAGGCCTACAAATGGAGCGATTCGAATGTTAGAGCGGAGAAGGCGTGTTTTCGCGTGAGGAGAGATCTGAGGAAAGGGGTGTGCTGTGTGGTGAGTGATGATGGTTACTGCAGCTACAAGATTGAAGGGTTTGAGGGGAAATCAAGTTTGAAGATTAGAGATTTTGAGGGAAGGGTTATGGCAGAGGCAACACAAAAGCAATCATCACAAGGGGTTAATTTGGGGGATGATGTGTTGAGATTAACAGTGGAAGCACATGCTGATCAGTCACTTGTTATGGCTCTTGTCACACTTTACGGCTTGATTAACAACAAATTATAA